A genomic window from Halomonas sp. LR3S48 includes:
- a CDS encoding DNA recombination protein RmuC — translation MTDLLPLLAALPVGYAMALSALAAFLFAFGLAGLLAARRQRADTQHHEVALAELRERLAERERRLDELQRTLGEVQVREARLATTLEQKQQHFDAQLALLRDSRDQLKQEFENLANEILERKGRAFSELSQQRISGLLQPIQAEMKGFREKVETIHRHDTEQRAGLRAELRHLQALNREITDQAERLTQALQGQKKVQGNWGELMLENVLEGSGLRPGKDYQRELSFTTADGRRRPDAVVYLPQGRHLVIDAKTSLAAYVRYVNAEDERERELALAAHATAVSDRINELADKHYYDLPGLNSPDVVIMFVPVESAYVEALKYDETLYQRAIEHNVLVATPTTLLTSLNIVRQLWRFEDQSRHSAELASRAEKFYNKLRLFLESMQEVQARIDGARDSYDRAMGQLVNGRGNLIKQAAEFQELGVAVKKELPAELVERAGLELESERPHTALPDGGGRG, via the coding sequence TTGACTGATCTTTTGCCGCTGCTGGCTGCTCTTCCCGTGGGATACGCCATGGCGCTTTCGGCGCTGGCGGCGTTCCTGTTCGCCTTCGGCTTGGCCGGCCTGCTCGCCGCCCGCCGCCAGCGCGCCGATACGCAGCATCATGAGGTGGCACTGGCGGAGCTACGTGAGCGACTCGCCGAACGCGAACGACGCCTCGATGAACTGCAGCGCACGCTTGGCGAGGTACAGGTGCGCGAGGCGCGGCTGGCCACGACCCTAGAGCAGAAGCAGCAGCACTTCGACGCCCAACTGGCTCTGCTGCGCGATAGTCGCGACCAGCTCAAGCAGGAGTTCGAGAACCTCGCCAACGAGATCCTCGAGCGCAAGGGGCGCGCTTTCTCCGAGCTCTCCCAGCAGCGCATCAGCGGACTGCTGCAACCGATCCAGGCCGAGATGAAGGGCTTTCGCGAGAAGGTCGAGACGATTCACCGCCACGACACCGAGCAGCGCGCCGGTCTGCGCGCCGAGCTCAGGCACCTGCAGGCGCTCAACCGCGAGATCACCGACCAGGCCGAGCGCCTGACCCAGGCGTTGCAGGGCCAGAAGAAGGTGCAGGGCAACTGGGGCGAGCTGATGCTGGAGAACGTGCTCGAGGGCTCAGGGCTGCGCCCCGGCAAGGATTACCAGCGCGAGCTCAGTTTCACCACGGCCGACGGGCGGCGCCGGCCCGACGCGGTGGTCTACCTGCCCCAGGGGCGACACTTGGTGATCGATGCCAAGACCTCGCTCGCCGCCTACGTGCGCTACGTCAATGCCGAGGACGAGCGTGAACGCGAACTGGCCCTGGCGGCCCACGCCACGGCGGTGAGCGATCGCATCAACGAGCTTGCCGACAAGCATTACTACGACCTGCCGGGGCTCAACTCGCCGGACGTGGTGATCATGTTCGTTCCGGTGGAGTCGGCCTACGTGGAGGCGCTGAAGTACGACGAGACGCTCTATCAGCGCGCCATCGAGCACAACGTGCTGGTGGCCACCCCTACCACGCTGCTGACCAGCCTCAACATCGTTCGTCAGCTTTGGCGCTTCGAGGACCAGAGCCGCCACAGCGCCGAGCTGGCCAGCCGCGCCGAGAAGTTCTACAACAAGCTGCGGCTGTTCCTCGAAAGCATGCAGGAAGTGCAGGCCCGGATCGACGGCGCGCGCGACAGCTATGACCGCGCCATGGGCCAACTGGTCAACGGTCGCGGCAACCTGATCAAGCAGGCCGCCGAGTTCCAGGAGCTGGGCGTGGCGGTGAAAAAGGAGTTGCCCGCCGAGCTGGTCGAGCGGGCGGGGCTGGAGCTCGAAAGCGAACGCCCCCACACGGCATTGCCGGATGGGGGCGGTCGAGGCTAA
- a CDS encoding helix-turn-helix transcriptional regulator codes for MLESLFPDPDAAMLDFLARPESLAWHQQLARLLRSAGAADFPGRLDHCLRELVGHETVLINAYRGRRRPLLIHDDYPPHRREQGIERYLSEAYLLDPFFAAVSDGLDQGAHRLRELAPDRFEASDYYAHYYRALGLQDEVGLFCRVEEDVVIAVSLGFGVKSPPLTRRALQALRHLSPIVEALLVEYWKWQGSQFQQRLAEQEPVEAAFASFGAGVLTAREQEIVRLLLAGHSTKSAARELDISDGTVKVHRKHIYQRLEVSSQSQLFRQFLDHVALVSRQRAG; via the coding sequence ATGTTGGAATCCCTATTTCCCGACCCCGATGCCGCCATGCTCGACTTCCTTGCCCGTCCCGAAAGCCTCGCCTGGCACCAGCAGTTGGCGCGCCTGCTTCGTAGTGCCGGAGCGGCCGATTTCCCCGGCCGGCTCGACCACTGTCTGCGCGAACTCGTGGGTCACGAAACCGTGCTGATCAATGCCTACCGTGGGCGCCGCCGGCCGCTATTGATCCACGACGACTACCCCCCACATCGCCGCGAGCAGGGCATCGAGCGTTACCTGAGCGAGGCGTATCTACTCGACCCGTTCTTTGCCGCCGTGAGCGACGGCCTCGATCAAGGCGCCCATCGCCTGCGCGAGCTGGCCCCGGATCGCTTCGAGGCCAGCGATTATTACGCCCACTACTATCGTGCCTTGGGCCTGCAGGACGAAGTGGGTCTCTTCTGCCGAGTCGAGGAGGATGTCGTGATTGCCGTATCGCTCGGCTTCGGCGTCAAGTCGCCGCCACTGACCCGCCGCGCCCTGCAGGCACTGCGCCACCTCTCGCCGATAGTGGAAGCCCTGCTCGTCGAGTACTGGAAATGGCAGGGAAGCCAGTTCCAGCAGCGTCTGGCCGAGCAGGAGCCGGTGGAAGCGGCCTTTGCCAGCTTCGGCGCCGGCGTGCTGACCGCGCGCGAGCAGGAGATCGTGCGGCTACTGCTGGCCGGCCACTCGACGAAATCGGCCGCCCGAGAGCTCGATATCAGCGACGGCACGGTCAAGGTGCATCGCAAGCACATCTACCAGCGGCTCGAGGTTTCCAGCCAGTCGCAACTGTTCCGGCAGTTCCTCGACCATGTGGCCTTGGTATCGAGACAGCGGGCTGGGTAA
- the mreD gene encoding rod shape-determining protein MreD encodes MPSGPRTPLAWVWLTLLLALCLQVMPLAEGWQIWRPDWLGLMLIYWCMATPDRVGVFHGFVLGIMLDLIEGAPLGQNALTLSLLAFLSALVYPRFRTYSLLQQALLILVLLGLVQLVEQWLRTLFGPFSMHLAFLLPSLIGAVLWPWLVTMFQAFERRLASND; translated from the coding sequence ATGCCGAGCGGACCGCGAACGCCTCTGGCCTGGGTGTGGCTTACGCTGCTCTTGGCGCTATGCCTGCAAGTCATGCCATTGGCCGAGGGCTGGCAGATCTGGCGCCCCGACTGGCTTGGCCTGATGCTGATCTACTGGTGCATGGCCACTCCCGATCGAGTCGGGGTCTTTCACGGCTTCGTACTCGGCATCATGCTCGACCTCATCGAGGGCGCACCACTGGGACAGAACGCCTTGACTCTGTCGTTGCTGGCCTTTCTCTCGGCGCTGGTCTATCCGCGCTTCCGAACCTATTCACTGCTGCAGCAGGCGCTACTGATCCTGGTGCTGCTGGGACTGGTGCAACTGGTCGAGCAGTGGCTGCGTACGCTATTCGGCCCCTTCTCGATGCATCTCGCCTTCCTGTTGCCGTCGTTGATCGGCGCGGTGCTATGGCCGTGGCTGGTTACCATGTTCCAGGCCTTCGAACGTCGCCTGGCGAGTAACGACTGA
- a CDS encoding rod shape-determining protein, with the protein MFKRLRGLFSSDLSIDLGTANTLIYVRGRGIVLDEPSVVAIRQSGNMRSVAAVGADAKRMLGRTPGNITAIRPMKDGVIADFTVTEQMLQHFIRKVHQSTFLTPSPRVLVCVPCMSTQVERRAIKESAEGAGAREVFLIEEPMAAAIGAGLPVDDAQGSMVVDIGGGTTEIAIISLNGVVYSESIRVGGDRFDEAISAYVRRHYGSLIGEATAERIKEEIGCAYPGGELREIDVRGRNLAEGIPRSFTLNSHEILDALQETLSSIVAAVKSALEQSPPELASDIAERGLVLTGGGALLRDLDKLIAEETGLPVIVAEDPLTCVARGGGKALEMIDRHTFELLSSD; encoded by the coding sequence ATGTTCAAACGTTTGAGGGGGCTGTTCTCCAGCGATCTTTCCATCGATCTGGGTACGGCCAATACACTGATTTATGTTCGCGGTCGCGGTATCGTGCTCGATGAGCCGTCGGTAGTGGCCATTCGCCAGTCCGGCAACATGCGCAGCGTGGCTGCGGTCGGCGCCGATGCCAAGCGCATGCTGGGCCGTACGCCGGGCAACATCACCGCCATTCGTCCCATGAAGGATGGCGTGATCGCCGACTTCACCGTTACCGAGCAGATGCTGCAGCACTTCATCCGCAAGGTTCATCAAAGCACCTTCCTGACGCCGAGCCCGCGAGTCCTGGTCTGCGTGCCCTGCATGTCGACCCAGGTCGAGCGCCGGGCGATCAAGGAGTCCGCCGAGGGTGCCGGCGCTCGCGAGGTGTTCCTGATCGAGGAGCCCATGGCGGCTGCCATCGGCGCCGGGCTGCCGGTCGATGACGCCCAGGGCTCGATGGTGGTCGACATCGGTGGCGGTACCACCGAGATCGCCATCATCTCGCTCAATGGCGTGGTCTACTCCGAGTCGATCCGCGTCGGCGGCGACCGCTTCGACGAAGCCATCTCCGCCTACGTGCGTCGCCATTACGGCAGCTTGATCGGTGAAGCCACCGCCGAGCGCATCAAGGAGGAAATCGGCTGTGCCTACCCCGGCGGCGAGCTTCGCGAGATCGATGTGCGTGGCCGCAACCTGGCGGAGGGCATCCCGCGCAGCTTCACGCTCAACTCCCATGAGATCCTCGATGCTCTGCAGGAGACGCTTTCCTCGATCGTTGCCGCGGTCAAGAGCGCACTGGAGCAGTCTCCGCCCGAACTGGCCTCGGACATCGCCGAGCGCGGCCTGGTACTGACAGGCGGTGGCGCCCTGCTGCGCGACCTCGACAAGCTGATTGCCGAGGAGACCGGGCTGCCGGTCATCGTCGCCGAGGATCCGCTGACCTGTGTGGCGCGCGGTGGCGGCAAGGCACTCGAGATGATCGACCGTCATACCTTCGAGCTGCTCTCGAGCGACTGA
- the mreC gene encoding rod shape-determining protein MreC, whose amino-acid sequence MLICAVAASALMFVDHRFTRMEEVRAQLTTVVAPIQWLVAVPSDILAWGSLALSDQRGLVEENRRLREQILHLSHRVQHMSSLTAENVRLRELLGAAPRPEAEYITAELLSLDSDPFTHQMVIDRGRRNGVFVGQPVLDASGLVGQVTAVSAYSSRVLMVADASHALPVQVNRNGLRFVLQGSGQYDTLRVVHVPDTADIREGDLLVTSGLAGRFPPGYPVARITEVVHDPGQPFARVSAEPVARLQRSRHFLLVFPPEPAPVPDDEMWDLELPDELASDATLVTTAEEQD is encoded by the coding sequence ATGCTGATTTGTGCGGTGGCCGCTTCTGCCTTGATGTTCGTCGACCACCGTTTTACCCGTATGGAAGAGGTGCGTGCGCAGCTCACCACCGTCGTTGCGCCGATCCAGTGGCTGGTCGCGGTGCCCAGCGACATACTGGCCTGGGGCTCGTTGGCGCTTTCGGATCAGCGTGGCCTGGTGGAGGAGAACCGCCGCCTGCGCGAGCAGATTCTCCATCTGTCGCATCGTGTGCAGCACATGTCGAGCCTGACGGCGGAGAACGTGCGCCTGCGTGAGCTGCTGGGTGCTGCACCACGCCCGGAGGCGGAGTACATCACTGCCGAACTGCTCTCCCTGGATTCCGACCCGTTCACCCATCAGATGGTGATCGACCGTGGACGTCGCAATGGCGTCTTCGTGGGTCAGCCGGTGCTTGACGCCTCGGGGCTGGTAGGGCAGGTGACGGCCGTTTCGGCCTATTCCAGCCGGGTGCTGATGGTGGCGGATGCCAGCCATGCACTGCCGGTCCAGGTCAATCGCAACGGGCTGCGCTTCGTGCTGCAGGGCAGCGGTCAGTACGACACCCTGCGTGTCGTGCACGTGCCCGACACGGCCGATATCCGGGAAGGAGACTTGCTGGTGACTTCTGGTCTGGCGGGTCGCTTTCCACCGGGCTATCCGGTGGCGAGGATCACCGAGGTGGTTCATGACCCAGGGCAGCCGTTCGCCCGGGTGTCGGCCGAGCCCGTGGCGCGCCTGCAGCGCTCCCGTCACTTCCTGCTGGTCTTTCCGCCCGAGCCCGCGCCGGTTCCAGACGACGAGATGTGGGATCTTGAGCTGCCCGATGAGCTTGCTTCCGACGCCACGTTGGTAACCACCGCGGAGGAGCAGGACTGA
- a CDS encoding methyl-accepting chemotaxis protein gives MKALPSGLSRLGIRTRLLGGFSAVLALIVLLTAIGIVQVNRIDRSLTTINDVNGVKLRHAIDWRGSVHDRAILLRDMTLAESPSALAALERDYQALAEDYRQADSGMNEVMREGTTSRERQLLAAVERQADTTRRLAGEVMEYREQGDLIGAREHLLNAAGPAFFAWLDSINAFIDHQEAESAADSALARDTAAGFQMLMLALCLAALLLGGGIAYLLARQLLRELGAEPHEVRAFAEAIGRGELATAGRLRKNDEHSIMAAQVGMARQLQDIVAQVRAAAEAVASNSEQIAEGNTDLASRTQQQASALTQTASAMEELNGTVVQNTENAGQASREAESASYTARQGGVAVEQMAATMNELDKSAGEIASIISTIDDIAFQTNILALNASVEAARAGEHGRGFAVVAAEVRKLAQNSADAAREINELITSNVERVKSGNARAAEARQATEEIVEAIARVSQLMHEISQASVEQSAGVQEAGTAVAEMDRVTQQNATLVGESATAADNLRQHARQLMGAMAAFQLPSQGHRETHSRQESESQPLMAQLKLPARERQPEWASF, from the coding sequence ATGAAGGCACTTCCGTCAGGCCTCTCCCGACTCGGCATCCGCACCCGCCTGCTCGGCGGTTTTTCCGCCGTACTCGCCCTGATCGTCCTGCTCACCGCCATCGGCATCGTCCAGGTCAACCGCATCGATCGCAGCCTCACCACCATCAATGACGTCAATGGCGTCAAGCTGCGCCACGCCATCGATTGGCGTGGCAGCGTACACGACCGTGCCATCCTGCTGCGCGACATGACCCTGGCAGAGTCACCGTCTGCCCTCGCCGCTCTCGAGCGCGACTACCAAGCGTTGGCCGAAGACTATCGGCAGGCGGATTCGGGCATGAACGAAGTGATGCGAGAAGGTACCACTTCCCGTGAAAGACAACTGCTGGCTGCCGTGGAACGCCAGGCCGATACCACTCGACGCTTGGCCGGCGAGGTAATGGAATACCGTGAACAGGGCGATCTCATCGGCGCCCGCGAGCACCTGCTGAACGCTGCCGGCCCGGCCTTCTTCGCCTGGCTCGACAGCATCAATGCCTTCATCGACCATCAGGAGGCCGAAAGCGCCGCCGACAGTGCCCTGGCACGCGATACCGCTGCCGGCTTTCAGATGCTGATGCTGGCCCTGTGCCTGGCGGCCCTACTACTGGGCGGGGGCATAGCCTATCTTCTCGCCCGCCAATTGCTACGCGAGCTGGGTGCCGAGCCGCATGAGGTGCGCGCTTTCGCCGAAGCGATCGGCCGTGGTGAACTGGCCACGGCCGGGCGCCTGCGCAAAAACGACGAGCACAGCATCATGGCCGCCCAGGTAGGCATGGCACGCCAGTTACAGGACATCGTCGCCCAGGTACGAGCTGCAGCCGAGGCCGTGGCCAGCAATAGCGAACAAATCGCCGAGGGCAATACCGATCTCGCCTCGCGTACCCAGCAGCAGGCCAGTGCCCTGACGCAGACAGCCTCGGCCATGGAGGAGCTCAACGGCACCGTGGTACAGAACACCGAGAACGCCGGCCAGGCCAGCCGAGAAGCGGAAAGCGCTTCGTACACGGCACGTCAGGGCGGCGTAGCGGTAGAGCAGATGGCGGCCACCATGAATGAGCTCGACAAGAGTGCCGGCGAAATCGCCAGCATCATCTCGACCATCGATGACATCGCCTTCCAGACCAATATCCTGGCGCTCAACGCCTCGGTGGAGGCGGCACGGGCAGGCGAGCACGGCCGCGGCTTCGCCGTAGTCGCCGCCGAGGTGCGCAAGCTGGCCCAGAATAGCGCCGATGCTGCCAGAGAGATCAATGAGCTGATCACCAGCAACGTGGAGCGTGTGAAGAGCGGTAACGCACGGGCTGCCGAGGCTCGCCAGGCCACCGAGGAAATTGTCGAGGCCATCGCACGGGTCAGTCAGCTGATGCATGAGATCAGCCAGGCCAGCGTGGAACAGAGTGCCGGAGTGCAGGAAGCCGGTACGGCCGTGGCCGAGATGGACCGGGTGACCCAGCAGAACGCTACGCTGGTAGGGGAAAGTGCCACGGCAGCCGACAACCTGCGCCAGCATGCACGTCAACTAATGGGCGCCATGGCGGCCTTCCAACTGCCCTCCCAAGGCCACCGAGAGACCCATAGCAGGCAAGAAAGCGAGTCACAGCCGCTGATGGCTCAATTGAAGCTGCCCGCCAGGGAGCGCCAACCGGAGTGGGCCAGCTTCTAA
- a CDS encoding cupin domain-containing protein — MSDDVGTRLRALRTLRGISQRELAKRCGVTHSSLSLIEQGKVSPSVSSLKKILDAIPISVGDFFTMDMESRNQVFYAAEELADVGSGEVIYKLVGANRASRALAFMIETYPPGADTGREMIAHQGEEAGVVLEGEIEITIGAETRVLGPGEAYYFDTNVPHRFRNPASEPCRLVSCCTPARTF; from the coding sequence ATGTCGGACGACGTAGGCACACGTCTGCGCGCCCTGCGCACCCTGCGTGGCATTTCCCAGCGCGAGCTGGCCAAGCGCTGCGGCGTCACCCACTCCAGCCTGTCGCTGATCGAGCAGGGCAAGGTCAGCCCCTCGGTCAGCTCGTTGAAGAAAATTCTCGACGCCATCCCCATCAGCGTCGGCGATTTCTTCACCATGGACATGGAGAGCCGCAACCAGGTCTTCTACGCGGCCGAGGAACTGGCCGACGTCGGCAGCGGCGAAGTCATCTACAAGCTGGTCGGCGCCAACCGGGCCAGTCGCGCACTGGCCTTCATGATCGAGACCTACCCTCCCGGGGCCGACACCGGTCGCGAGATGATCGCCCATCAGGGCGAGGAAGCCGGCGTGGTACTCGAAGGCGAGATCGAGATCACGATTGGCGCCGAAACCCGCGTGCTCGGCCCCGGCGAGGCCTACTACTTCGATACCAACGTGCCCCACCGTTTCCGCAACCCCGCCAGCGAGCCCTGCCGGCTGGTGAGCTGCTGCACGCCGGCGCGAACCTTCTAG
- the gatB gene encoding Asp-tRNA(Asn)/Glu-tRNA(Gln) amidotransferase subunit GatB: protein MQWETVIGLEVHVQLATRSKIFSGASTAFGAEPNTQACAVDLGLPGVLPVLNEAAVAMAVKFGLAIHAEIPEVSVFDRKNYFYPDLPKGYQTSQMYQPIVGAGEVEITLEDGSTKTVRVHHAHLEEDAGKSLHEDFHGMTGVDLNRAGTPLLEIVSEPDMRSAKEAAAYLKAIHSIVTYLGISDGNMAEGSMRCDVNVSVRPKGQETLGTRAEIKNVNSFRFVERAIAYEVERQVELLEEGGVVVQETRLFDPERDETRSMRTKEEANDYRYFPCPDLLPVVLDKAYIDHLRDNLPELPADKRARFEKALGLSAYDASVLSATREMADYFEEVKDVCGDAKQAANWVQGELAGALNREGLAIVDSPVSARQLGELVARVIDDTINGKAAKQVFQALWNGQGANADAIIEAQGLKQVTDTGAIEAMIDQVIADSPAQVAQYRDAEPDKRGKMIGYFVGQVMKASRGTANPQQVNQLLKEKLDALC from the coding sequence ATGCAATGGGAAACCGTGATCGGGCTGGAGGTGCACGTCCAGCTCGCCACCCGCTCGAAGATCTTCTCCGGGGCTTCCACGGCCTTCGGCGCCGAGCCCAACACTCAGGCCTGTGCCGTCGACCTGGGCCTGCCCGGCGTGCTGCCGGTGCTCAACGAGGCCGCCGTGGCCATGGCGGTGAAGTTCGGCCTGGCGATCCATGCCGAAATCCCCGAGGTCTCGGTATTCGACCGCAAGAACTACTTCTATCCCGACCTGCCCAAGGGCTACCAGACCAGCCAGATGTACCAGCCCATCGTCGGCGCCGGTGAAGTCGAGATCACACTGGAGGATGGCTCCACCAAGACGGTTCGCGTGCATCACGCTCACCTGGAAGAGGATGCCGGCAAGTCGCTGCACGAGGATTTTCACGGCATGACCGGCGTCGACCTCAATCGCGCCGGCACTCCCCTGCTGGAGATCGTCTCCGAGCCCGACATGCGCTCGGCGAAAGAGGCCGCCGCCTACCTCAAGGCGATCCACTCGATCGTCACCTACCTCGGCATTTCCGACGGCAACATGGCCGAGGGATCGATGCGTTGCGACGTCAACGTCTCGGTGCGCCCCAAGGGCCAGGAAACCCTCGGCACCCGCGCCGAGATCAAGAACGTCAACTCCTTCCGCTTCGTCGAGCGCGCCATCGCCTACGAGGTCGAACGCCAGGTCGAGCTGCTCGAGGAGGGCGGCGTGGTGGTCCAGGAGACCCGCCTGTTCGACCCCGAACGCGACGAGACCCGCAGCATGCGCACCAAGGAGGAAGCCAACGACTACCGCTACTTCCCCTGCCCCGACCTGCTGCCCGTGGTGCTCGACAAGGCCTATATCGATCACCTGCGCGACAACCTGCCGGAGCTGCCCGCGGACAAGCGCGCCCGTTTCGAGAAGGCACTGGGGCTTTCCGCCTACGACGCCAGCGTGCTTTCCGCCACCCGCGAGATGGCCGACTACTTCGAGGAGGTGAAGGACGTCTGCGGCGATGCCAAGCAGGCCGCCAACTGGGTGCAGGGCGAACTCGCGGGGGCCTTGAACCGTGAGGGCCTGGCCATCGTCGACAGCCCCGTATCGGCGCGCCAGCTAGGTGAGCTGGTGGCGCGGGTCATCGACGACACCATCAACGGCAAGGCCGCCAAGCAGGTGTTCCAGGCGCTGTGGAACGGCCAGGGGGCGAACGCCGATGCCATCATCGAGGCCCAGGGCCTCAAGCAGGTCACCGATACCGGCGCCATCGAGGCGATGATCGACCAGGTCATCGCGGACAGCCCGGCCCAGGTGGCCCAGTACCGCGATGCCGAGCCGGACAAACGCGGCAAGATGATCGGCTACTTCGTCGGCCAGGTGATGAAGGCCTCTCGGGGCACGGCCAACCCTCAGCAGGTCAATCAGCTGCTGAAGGAGAAACTGGACGCGCTCTGCTAG
- the gatC gene encoding Asp-tRNA(Asn)/Glu-tRNA(Gln) amidotransferase subunit GatC — protein sequence MALEHADVQRAAHLARLGLTDDEAARYVDDLGRILEMVDMLQALDTEGVAPLAHPLDVTQRLRADEVTESDQRSRFQRCAPAVENGLYLVPRVVE from the coding sequence ATGGCGCTTGAACACGCAGACGTGCAGCGGGCCGCCCATCTGGCCCGCCTCGGCCTGACCGACGACGAAGCCGCCCGCTACGTGGACGACCTAGGCCGTATTCTCGAGATGGTCGACATGCTTCAGGCTCTCGACACCGAAGGGGTCGCACCGCTGGCCCACCCGCTCGACGTCACCCAGCGCCTGCGCGCCGACGAAGTCACCGAGAGCGACCAACGCAGCCGCTTCCAACGCTGCGCCCCGGCCGTGGAGAACGGGCTCTACCTGGTTCCCCGCGTCGTCGAATGA
- the gatA gene encoding Asp-tRNA(Asn)/Glu-tRNA(Gln) amidotransferase subunit GatA, with protein sequence MHDKTLAELTRSLEAGEFSSRELTQHLLGRIDRLDGELNSFITVTYDQALAAADAADAARAAGKAGALTGLPLALKDIFCTRDVKTTAGSKMLDNFIAPYDATVVEKLAIAGTVSLGKTNMDEFAMGSSNENSHYGPVKNPWDLTAVPGGSSGGSAAAVAAGLVPAAIGTDTGGSIRQPAAFCGITGLKPTYGRVSRYGMIAYASSLDQAGPMARSAEDCALLLNAMAGHDLRDSTCVQRGVPDYTEELGTALSGLKIGLPREYFGDGLGPQVEAAVREAIKVFESLGASVREVSLPHTHYAIPAYYVIAPAEASSNLSRFDGVRFGHRCDNPVDLIDLYKRSRAEGFGDEVKRRILIGTHTLSEGFFDAYYKKAQQVRRLIRQDFLDAFEEVDVLMGPASPTPAFDLGANKDPVSMYLQDIYTIAINLAGIPGMSVPAGFVGQRPVGLQILGSHFTEARLLNVAHQFQQATDWHRQRPAFAEENA encoded by the coding sequence ATGCATGACAAGACCCTTGCCGAACTGACCCGCTCGCTCGAAGCCGGCGAGTTCTCCAGCCGCGAGCTGACCCAGCACCTGCTGGGCCGCATCGACCGCCTCGACGGTGAACTGAACAGCTTCATCACCGTCACCTACGATCAGGCCCTGGCTGCCGCCGACGCCGCCGACGCCGCCCGCGCAGCGGGTAAAGCGGGCGCTCTCACCGGCCTGCCCCTGGCGCTGAAGGACATCTTCTGCACCCGCGACGTGAAGACTACCGCCGGCTCGAAGATGCTCGACAATTTCATCGCGCCCTACGACGCCACCGTGGTCGAGAAGCTTGCCATCGCCGGCACCGTGAGCCTGGGCAAGACCAACATGGACGAGTTCGCCATGGGCTCATCCAACGAGAACAGCCACTACGGCCCGGTGAAGAACCCCTGGGATCTCACCGCGGTACCGGGCGGCTCGTCCGGCGGCAGCGCCGCGGCGGTGGCTGCCGGCCTGGTGCCGGCCGCCATCGGCACCGATACCGGTGGCTCGATCCGCCAGCCTGCCGCCTTCTGCGGCATCACCGGGCTCAAGCCCACCTACGGCCGCGTGTCTCGCTACGGCATGATCGCCTACGCCTCGAGCCTCGACCAGGCCGGTCCCATGGCCCGCAGCGCCGAAGACTGCGCCCTGCTGCTCAACGCCATGGCCGGCCACGACCTGCGCGACTCCACCTGCGTGCAGCGCGGCGTGCCCGACTACACCGAGGAGCTCGGCACCGCCCTTAGCGGGCTCAAGATCGGCCTGCCCAGAGAGTATTTCGGCGACGGCCTCGGCCCGCAGGTGGAAGCCGCCGTGCGCGAGGCGATCAAGGTCTTCGAATCGCTCGGAGCCAGCGTGCGCGAGGTGAGCCTGCCGCACACCCACTACGCGATCCCGGCCTACTACGTCATCGCCCCGGCGGAGGCCTCATCGAACCTGTCGCGCTTTGACGGCGTGCGCTTCGGTCATCGCTGCGACAATCCCGTCGACCTGATCGACTTGTACAAGCGCAGCCGTGCCGAGGGCTTCGGCGACGAGGTCAAGCGCCGCATCCTGATCGGCACCCACACCCTCTCCGAAGGCTTCTTCGACGCCTACTACAAGAAGGCCCAGCAGGTACGCCGGCTGATCCGCCAGGACTTCCTCGACGCCTTCGAGGAGGTCGACGTGCTGATGGGTCCCGCGTCTCCCACCCCGGCCTTCGATCTCGGCGCCAACAAGGACCCGGTGTCGATGTACCTGCAGGACATCTACACCATCGCCATCAACCTCGCCGGCATCCCCGGCATGAGCGTGCCGGCCGGCTTCGTCGGCCAGCGCCCGGTGGGGCTGCAGATTCTTGGCAGCCACTTCACCGAAGCACGCCTGCTCAACGTCGCCCACCAGTTCCAGCAGGCCACCGACTGGCATCGTCAACGTCCCGCCTTCGCCGAGGAGAACGCCTGA